In Pseudoliparis swirei isolate HS2019 ecotype Mariana Trench chromosome 9, NWPU_hadal_v1, whole genome shotgun sequence, a genomic segment contains:
- the LOC130200089 gene encoding WAP four-disulfide core domain protein 18-like: protein MNNNGEHSWEKEVKMEQHWSTVGALLLALSAFVHYDIAFAAEADGNSTAKPGVCPSRLWGVGKCAEFCTNDTDCPKDEKCCYNGCGHECMAPHTVKPGRCALPQGTPMCAEYCYHDGQCPGEQKCCKTSCGHACSEPC from the exons ATGAACAATAATG gagaacattcctgggaGAAGGAAGTAAAAATGGAGCAACACTGGTCGACAGTTGGTGCACTGCTTCTAGCTCTCAGTGCATTCGTGCACTATGACATCGCTTTTGCTGCAGAAGCTGATGGTAACTCAACAG CCAAGCCAGGAGTGTGTCCTAGCAGACTCTGGGGCGTTGGAAAGTGTGCTGAATTTTGCACCAATGACACTGACTGCCCTAAAGATGAGAAGTGCTGCTACAATGGATGTGGGCATGAGTGCATGGCACCACACACAG TGAAGCCGGGCCGCTGTGCCCTTCCCCAGGGAACCCCCATGTGTGCCGAGTACTGCTATCATGACGGGCAGTGTCCAGGAGAGCAGAAGTGCTGCAAGACATCCTGTGGCCACGCCTGCAGTGAGCCCTGCTGA